The genomic interval GTGagcttctcttcatcttcttggaGCTTCTCTTCATGTGTAACCAAGTGATCTGCTCTTTAGAGTCTACGGATTGGCTACTACTTGAGAATCGATGTCCTTAGACTTTTCCTCATTACTTTCGAACCAAATCGCAATACTAGGCTTACCATTACAAGAACAAGAATAGGTTGCCTCACAAGCACTTTCTCCGGAAGCAATTTTGTCCTCCATGGCCACATTTTTTGTGTGCTTTTGTTGGAGGTTTGGCAGACTAATGAATCTCATTTCAGAATGTCCTTCATGGAGATGTTAATTATATCATCTTCAATCTCGCAATTTCGACCCTAATGGGTCAGTACTATTGACCCAAATAAACCAAATccatggtttttgttttggcttttggGTTTTGAAGTTGACAATTGTTTCTGAATTCTCAaaaaagtttcaagaaaagaGCTGCGGCTTTGCCTGGAATGTGAAGGAAAAAAGCTTCAAGGAAAGCTCAGCATTTTGTAGATGGATTTCGTTTCTTGACAGCTTGTAATTGGGTCTTGGGTGAGAACCTTTGAGTCGACAGTGTGGTAACGATGTTGTTTCCTTTACAAATCAAAACaagggaggaagaaaaagttCCTAATATTTGTAAGGCTACATGGGAGGAAGGAAACTTAGGGGAGAAGAAGGGAAAAATAGAAACGAGGGAGGAAGATGAAAGCATTGTTTTGATTAAAATGAATGAAACGAATCGTTTCATTTTTCCACATGGACACCGACTGTGTGGCGCTTCCCCCCAACCGACTGCAACCAGAGTTttccttattaataaatatagattttaaattttatgtgaaattatgttattcaggtcaaatgagttatgcgtTTTAGTTCAattcatttacatgaaacaaataagtttaaatgagtcatgttgtgttaacatatttctaattaattattaaacggatcAAAATGAGTGACACAACGCGACCCGTTATctaaatgagttgagttaaagtttaaaagtttgatACATTTAACTTAACGGGTTGGGTTCGGATTTACCTATATCTTCAaatattcatgacttgacaAGACATGAACATGATCCGAAAACACGATTTACCACCCCTAAGATTCTCTCTCATGTCTGATCTGTCTTATAGTAATTGAGTTTTTCGTATTTATTAGCCGAAGAGTAGACTCTTTTACAtgctaaaattttatttgtaagaaaTTTAGTtgtaaaatttctcttacagattaaattatgttgagtaaatcatataaaaaatgtattctaTATACCAGCTTGCAAATTGAAGTTTTCGTATTAATATATCTATTTGGATTTTATAATACAGAAAATCTGTTCAATGCTAAAACTTGAACGGCATCGAATACCGTGTAAATGGTAACAAATTCTTGACACTATGTCAAGAAACATAAGACTGCAATCTTTTTAGAatcaattttcctttttatgtttgtgatttctttatatattctctattggttttttggttatttgtttggattttccTTTCCCATCAATTATATTTTCGAATGAGTAGTGCTAGGCTGCCGCTCACCATTGACCACTGGGCATGGCGCCCAGCACAAATtcatcttcatatatattttttaattttttattcatatttttttatcaattttaaatatttttaaaaaatattaaaaaaaatatcaatatactaatagttacttccttaactattaagtaaaaaaaaaaattaaaatataggaGGTGTCAAAATTAAGTGTCAAagaagcattttcctttccGAATAGACAATagcatccctctctctctacccattttttaacttttccatTTATCCAACTTGAACTCTACCTTGTTTACTTaacattactattttattttcttttattttggggGCAGAATGGCCTACCGTTAGGGGGAAGTCAAAGATTAGAGCTGGCAAGAACTGCATTGCAGGCATAGTTACTATAAAGTTAAGATTTTCTGTGAAACTTCATAGTACCACAGAAATCAATCTGATGCATAGGTTGAACCTGGACAAGAGGACACATGAATAATGGAATTGAAGCACAAACAAGTAGCATGTTTGGAATTAAAAACTAAGAGTGAAACCATTCAATacttttccatttatttttcttttcatgtccAAATTCTTTCATCTCAAAGACTGTTAAGAGCCAAACCTCATGATGGATTTGgtatttattatacatatatactgCAATTAAAGTTCGAACTTCTTGGACACTTCCATAATCTTTTTAAGGGGTCAAAGGGATTTTCCTCTCCTCAGCCTCCGTCAACGGTTAGATTTGCGTCGAGACGGGAGAATTCTTGGAAGTAGGCTATGAAATGCCTATATGAATAAACCACATCATCTACAGCACACATCTCTCGTATACTATGCATTGATAGCTGAGGTGCGCCTACATCAACTGTACGAATCCCCACACCACTCGCAAGTATAGGACCAATGGTCGAACCACATGCCATGTCATTGCGGAACACAAATTCCTGCATCATCATAACCTCTTCCTCTGCTTTAGTCACTTATCATATCACGCAAAAAGACCACAATTTCATATGGTTATATAGGTTgtccaaacaaataaaatctgttttgaatgATAAAAGGGTTTccaatatatattcaataacAACTCCCTAAACTTTTCACAATTGTAAGACACGATGTAAGGAGAAATTTACCTGGATAGGAAGCATATTCTTTCTAGCAATCTCTTTGAATATGAAGGAAGTGACTGCGTTGGTGGCAAAGTGTTGATTTGCGTTGTGTTCAATGACAAGCCCTCCATGCAACTTGGGTTTATGATTATCTTCATGTCTGTCCTGAGCAGGAACCCCATATCAACATGGTGCAACAAACCAAGTATTGCCAAGGCCGGCAAGTATAAGCATAGTAGGCAACGTACCATATAATTAGGGTGTAATGCATGCGCCATGTCAGCAGACACAAGGAAACTCCTCTGGATCGCTTTCTCAAGCAACTGGAAAGAAATCAAACACAATGAAAACAAGAAGTttctaaattaaaacataatcacTAAGTGTATAGGGGGAACATGATTTTGCCACTCTGGTATTCTAGTTGATGCAAAGATGTGGTGAATGGAAGGAGTCCAACTGAAATTCTTGCGTAAGAGAAAGGGCACGAGCCATGGTGGCTCAAAATTgggtaaaaaatttgaaacatgacTTCACAATTCATGTAAGAAAGAAGTGCAAATCTACTTGAAAATCACCAACTTTGGATTTAAAACCATTTTAGGTAGTTGACAATTGTTTCAGTGATCTTGTTGCCTTCCACACCCTAAATGTGATTggtgaacaaaacaaaaatctcaaaaactaATTCAGAGAAAAAGcattggattttcttttctcttttggtcAGAAACTGCTAACAAAAGTTGACCTTCTATGAGATATTTTGGCTGTAAAAGAAAGATTACATTGCAGCAAGAAATGATTTCCGACTGCTTTAGTTTAGCAGCATAAATCAGCAAGACTATATCATCtatataacaaaataagaataaatcagAATCTAGGTTTTGAAGGCATGCAATTAGTCGGAGGATCAAAGTGAACATTTccttttttcaatcaaaaccTAGATCACCAGGACACAGAGCAGTGATCACCTTAGAAGCCGGGTCAAAGGAATTTGTAATGCGTGACATGGCATTTATCAGGAGAGGAGACCCAGCTCCTTGGGCTGAGTTAGACCTAACCTCCTCATGATCAAACAAGGCCACCATTCTAACACTAGTCTCATCCTCAAGAGAACTTTCAGAAGATGAAGCTATCAGTGCCTGGAATTGAAACCATTAAGCGGCAGATCCAAATTAGCTGAtctatactaaaaaaaaaaacaacatatagGACATTTTTCTACTACATCGAAGGAAAACCGACAAGGAAGGTAGTAATGTTGATATTATATAGCATAGGTGGATGGAATATATTGCATGTGTTATGTTTCAGTTCTGAAACATGCAGTGGACTGTCAGGGCGAGTCAGAGATCAGAGTCTAGACAAGTACTTTGCACAACTACACTTTCTGTAGTTCATGGCAATTCCAGAAAATCTCGTCATGtcaattcattttgataaatttccaaATGGAATTCAAGGAGATTTATGATTTAGCAGTTCAAGGAATCAATCAGCATGTTGCCCAAAAGAGGGAAGGTAAGCACAAGTTTCTGACAAAATGGCAAGCACCATTTCCAAATGATAGTCTGATTACACATGGTGCCTAACAAGTATTTTGAACTTACCCAATGGTACGTgcacaagagaaaaataagtAGATTGTTCCAATAATTTACTTCATTCTTTGTACACTATGAGATGAGACAAGACACGAGTTGAGAAGAACAAAGGCCACACTACACaattaggagaaaaaaatgaaagaaaatataactaCTTTCTGTGGGAAGCACTTATTTCCCTCTCAACAAAAAGAGTAGACAACCTATATACAAAGCCATACCATTAGGGAGCAAAATGACATGCAGAGATTATCAAGCCGCCCTGAGAAGATGAATTCCTTTCTGGCACCTGCTATAATACTCGGTTGGGTGTCACATGCTTGCAACTCAAAATCACATATATCATCAGGTTCACAGCCAATCTGATTTGCAAGCAGCTAGGGAGAAAAAacagagtgaaagaaaaattacacTCCAACTGAAAGTGTTACAGCTACTTGTGATCATGCCACTAACACATTCATTTAGTCTGAAATCTACAAATAAAAAGATTGATCCTGCCACCCCCgcagaagaaaagagaaaaaagaaaaagaatttattaacCTGTAATAGGAGCGAGTGATGCTTTGAGCTATTAGTGGTAGTTCTTTCATTACCATTTTTTCCATTAGTCTGACCACTACTATTGCCTGAACCATCTGCAGCACCATTTTTATTGAGCTCTGCCTGCAAAACATAGTTCATAGGATAAAGCAAGATTTTGATCAGAAGGAAGACGTACTCAAACCTTAAACAAGACATATTCGTCGGAGGTTCAGTTACTCCTCCAAACAACCTATGCTTGTATTCGTAAGAAAATGCACATCTCAATCTACCAAGTTAACTTGATGTGATTGCAGACTCAGACTCAACATACGAATTGTAATTCCTGTAAGGTCTCAGTAAGGTCTCACATTGAGaaacactaaaataattttctggcCCTCACTTCATGTGAGGAGGGAAAAAAGGATACACTTCCTCATAATCATTTTCTAggatttataataattaaaacacacacacacaaaggtAGACAGAAGCATATAATTAAATGTGTGTAATGCCAAGAATACCTCAATTGATGTTGCCAAGACAGGAAGAAGATGATTCTCTGTGTTGAGCATAAATTCATCATTAAAGCCCCTGTtcacaaaacacaacaaatagTACAACAGAAGGCAAGAAAGAAcaaacatattattaaaaaaaaaaaaaaaggcaacttCAAAATAACAACACATAATATCAAAACAGGTGAGACAGCAATTCACACTGGGAGATAACCTGTCCAAGTGAATCGCCAGGGTCGGGATCTGCATGATGGGCTCCTTAATTCTAACAAGACGATGCGAGTACGAAACAGAACCAGAACCATTTTTTGCTTCTCTGATTATCACTCTTCCGGCAACCGTTAAGTCACGATCAAACCAAGTACGCCACAAACCACCCCCATACGTTTGGACACCAACCTCCAAATACCCACCTTTGGTTACCTGCACAAACCATACACACAttccaagaataaaaaaagtaaaattttttttaccttaaATCACCCAATTCTACATAATCTTACAAGTAACATTTCCACTAAGGGAATGGCAACGAAACCAAGAGGTCACCTTGGAAACCGGCTTCAGTTTCAGACAAGGACTGTCGGTATGAGCACCAATGATATGAAATCCATTTCCAGCGACATATCTAAGCATAGGCTCCACAATATCAGCAGTAAGGAAACTAAATCCACCTAAAATAATAGCTCATTCTACAACTAAGCCGTAGGATAGTGAAAAATTCATACTTTTTACCGATTGCGAAAGCGATGATCGAGGAGTAATTCCGGGTGAAGAAGTATTTCTTCCCGACTTCCAATATCCAATCCTCTCTTTCCAAGACTTGCTCATACCCCGCAGCTACCAACCGTTTCTTTGCCTCATCTAGAATTAAAACGCGTTCACAGTCAAGCTTAACTACTCTTCGGGGGTTTTAACTTATTCGAGTCAAGTTTTGGCATGGAAGGTTCTCTCGAGCTCAAGTCACGTAAAATCGATTCATTTATCTTTCGAATAAAAAGTTTGAGTCTTTTTTTAAGCATTTCATTAGTATAAAAGGAAGAAGATACGAGCAGAAGGTaaaattcttcaacaaattCCTCGTTATAATTATTGCAgagcataaaaaaagaaaaataaaaggacttTAGGACTAAAAAATTAGAATCCagacaaatataaaagattaaatctatctatttctttctgattaaaattttatgataaGTTATAGTTTTACACAGTATCGGAGAAAAAATCTTGAACTCTGATTCTACAATAATGCTAAGACAAATATGAGAGACTCGATTAAGGAagagttgttttaaaaagacaGTAACAGATTGGGATATGAGAGTTGTTTTAAACGATGATCTTTGCAGATTGGGATGTGAGAGTTGTTTTAAATGAGGGTCTTAGCAGATTGAGTTACCGTTGATGGTTGGTTAGGAAAAACAATAACATAGTTGGATAGAAAGCATGGGCTGACCTAGTCACTggtgttaaaaaatttatacatgtgATTGTGGTGGCGTGTGCTGGGAAGTTGGACAGGGATGGATGCTGGTTTTAGTGGTGAGGTGCGTGTAGTCACCGAAGACTCCGAAGTCCATGAAATCTACACGTGGGCTAAGCTGCATGTGAGCCTCAGGTGTTGATCATTTTGTGACAGTTTCGCCTTGTAGTTGTACTGGTAGATTGACAACTAGAGAATGGTGTGGCGCACACACAGATGTAGGGGTCACATAAAAGCATGCATTAATCcatgagcattgctattcataagcccatacaccatacatcaaaatttttttatttttttaaaatttttttaaagttttttttggttttattattcttaaaataattgaattattctactcataatccatataccacacatgtgataagagaataaaattaaataaattataaaaatgatggtgtgtggtgtatgaagcttaggaatagaatttttcttaatccATTAGTGAGCTAGATGGGCTCCTCCCTCCTCCCccaaggaaaaatgaaaaagagatggGTCTTGGTGGGTTTCAAGTTAGATCTCTGAGGAGTTTCTCtctatagaaaattaaaaaaatccgaGCTTGTTAAGAGAGATTTATTAACTTActatttttcttggaaaaagtaaatatataatcgatgaaaattaataaataaactatatataaccCACCAATCAATATTGAACTTGTGTTCTCTCTCGATCGTACCATAGAGAAGTCAATATTTTTACCCCCAAACATagtttaatttgtttatcacttgggaaaaaaaaaagaaaaaaggaacgCCATTGAAATGTGCATGCGAAATAGCAAGAAAGGGAGGATGTTCTTCATTACCAACGGCATGGAAAGCAGTTGGCGAAGCATTCAAGAATTCGATGAGACCAGGGACGACTACGCCGTGTGCTAGGCTTTGTCCTATTGCCACAGCTATGCCTTTGAGGACCTGTCCCATGATCGTTTGATGATCAAGTGCGCTAGATGGCCTGGTTACCTAGTTAGTGTGATCGATCGatggaaatatatatgatgatgagCAGGCGTGCATACGTACGTACTCTGGTGTTTTTTGGAGCTTCCAAGTccaatatatactaatagcacgTACAAGAGCAAATATTGCAATGCAAGCTGGATGCCTCGTGAGATCTGTACGTGCTCATGATTCTTGGTTATAACTATTAAGTTATGCTTTATTGGTTCTCTACTTCTCTTCAGCAACACCCTGTCTTAATATTCAGGTTCCCTGGTACTACAATGATCATCATGTTGATTCTTTTGGAGATATAAGAAGTTATGTTGATTTCCATTTTGAAGAGATTTGAACAGTACTGTTTCTtgaatctaataaataattgaagAGTTATTTATTTGGACACTCTCTCCTGCATCTATTTTCCTCCAACCATACAACTTCTTGAATCTATTTTCTTAGTGGGTTACGAAATGAAATAAGGCCTTCAGTTATAATGTTCAAACTTTCAACCTTGACAGCAGCTTATAAAATGTGCCTAAAATTCCAGAGGAAAATGTACTTGAACCTATCCAAGAAGTACCATAAACCTGTCACACCCTACGTACTCACCTGACCCGAGGGTATTGAAGAGCCCTAGCCTACCAAAAACCACACTACTTGTCTAAAGGATTAACCAAAAATAGATGAGGAATATGAGGGGGAAATGGTTGTTACTACTATAATATTGCTAAGTAGACCCTGAGTATAAATgccaaaatcataaattttatttactaGAGGAAGTGTTacatgaagaagatgaggttgAAGCTGAGCAATAGGTGGTACCATCAGAgaaggagggaggaggagaACTAGTGAACTTGAGTATTGTCCATGACAACCTTGATATTAGGAATGAGCACCGACCACAtaccaactccgactccgagatGTGCATCCAAGTCTTTGTCGTAGCAGAGTCGGATTTTggacttttttacttttttactttttttaacttcatatttgaactactttttaaaaataatttttgtgtgggctttcaaattttaattttttcaaaattacgatctaaactaaataattcacttttactataaaaaaaaaaaactaaattaaacaTACTAATATGCTAACATGCTtcgaaaaattagaaaaaaattaaaaagaaagtctcGTTGTTACAGGATCTGTTGACTGCTCCATTACAAGTCTTATTAAGCATCTGCTCCAACATTATCCCAGAACAAAACATAACAAAGACtataaaaaatcactacaataaacatccacaCACATTATCCATCATAATAATCTTTCGTTCTAACTACTACAATAAACATTTTCTAAGTTCTCATTCCGATAACAAAAGAAactaaacattttctaagtgccaatcaaattaaatgttctcaacaacaacaaatgttCCCAACATATGaaccaaaataaactaaatgtTCCAAGTGCCATTCCAACTTCCAAGTTGTGtctgaaaaaaatatgacaagattagtaagcaaaatatttttggacttaCATGATATATCAGTACTGGAAAATCATAAACATGAGTACCATTTTGGGTGGTCAAGAAATCAAAAcctccatacatatatatatatatatatatattatacataatgcCATCAAATCCTTTATGGCCTCATTCCTAAATTGAGATTCTCAAACAAACTAGATTGTGCAGCAAGTAACGATACGATACTACAGGgacttgagagaagagagatggGCTTACTTGGGTGAACGACGACCATGAGCTGAGGCTGAGGCCGAGGTTCTTGCAGCTTGGGTTGTGGCTTCGTGCGGCTAGGGTTAGAGAGGGAGTGAAGACTAAAGTGATGAACTGCCTGAAGGTTAGGGGATGTCTTAAGTCAAAATCAcgtaaaacgacgttgttttaaCCTAAAAAAGGACACTGTTTTACATTGAGTGTGGCGTTGTGTGACAAAAACTTAGTCAAAACAACATTTTGACTCTATTTTGGCCTTTTTGGGTAGGCTGGGCTGCACCGCTGCAGTGTATTGAACCCAACATTTGTATTGGGccctttgtttttttcctaaaccctaaatcaattttaaattttttatctttgtttttgtgataccccatatacTATGAATAAgagtaggtggtatatgagatctcatattgtttgggaagaaaaagttcttgctctttataaggttccaatggagctctaattatatcattgactagttattttggagtatagactttgtggtttgggccttccattgaggcgttacaaatgatatcagagtcAAGTTgaaagattctgtagacttttcaaaataaagagaagaaaacttttgcaaagaaattcttaaaaaaatagagaagttttggaaaatagaaaatgaagggAATAAATGTCTAGGCCAAGGTCTCCCCAAGGCTGGTTCTGCTCTACAGTaagtatgttataaatttttcttttagtagttgaatgcattttgattgacattgttaaaacatgcatgttagaATGGCACCTCGTGGAAGAAGACCACGCGTATCCCACTCTGAGAACAATACCGTACAAGATGATAATTCAAAAGTACTCGGTACTGCAGCGACACATTTCTTTCATAGGATAGTCAATGGTGATATGGTGGTAGGTAGAACCCCACAGATAGGATGTACATTAGAACAGTTCTCCCGCCAGCACCCACCTACTTTCGACGACAGATCAAATGCTATGGATGCAGAGAGCTGGATTGAACGATTGGAGCAGATCTTCGAAGCACTTTATTGCACAGATGATCAAAAGGTGACTTATGCTGCTTTCAACTTAACAAATGCGGCAAACAAGTGGTGGAAGTCAACATGAGCACTCTTGCAGATGGAACTAAGAGATGGCGTCCCTATCACATGGTAGTGTTTTAGGAAGATATTTTTAGAGCGTTTATTTCCTCAGACTCTTCATGAGTCTAGGGCCCGTCAGTTTGCAGATCTTACCCAGGGAACAATGACAGTAGACCAATATGCTACCAAATTCATGGAATTGTCTTGTTTCGCTAGTTACTTAATtccagatgaggaaaagaaagctgaaaagtttGAGTGCGGTCTAAATTGCAGGATTAGGGTGCGTGTACGTACTCTCAGGATTCGGAGATTCACGGAACTGGTCACCCGTGctaccattgctgaagaagacaTTCAAGAAAGTATCGACTACAATAATCAAAGGAAGCGACAGCAGCAGTAACAACTCCAACCAGCATCACATAGGGATAAGAGGCCTTTTCAGGATAATGGACAATGCCCACAACAGGGTCGGTTAGGATTGCTCCCCGTGTGTGGAAAGTGTAGTAAGAGGCATGCAGGGAAATGTTTGATGGGGACCGAAACATGTTCAAGTGTGGGAGGGAAGGACATCATCTTCGAGACTGTCCTGGGAAGAACATAGCTACTAATCAAGCTACAAAAGAAGGATAGAAGAATATGGCACCAGCTCGAGTTTTCTCCCTGGCACAGTTTCGTGACACCGATGCACCCATCAATGAGAATACAAGTAACTAATTTCCTCAACCAGAAATATTGATTATTATTGGGATATTAGGTAAGTAGGATGTGATATTCATGATaactattgaaaatatttcatgtgcTATAGGTAGCACAATTCTATCTCAGAATAAATTATAGTAGTTAGGATATGAATTTGGAGAGTCTTAGGTTacgatttatttgagattatttttacatgtagagagttttatttttgtatgtggaGAATTTAATTACTTCATATGGAGTTAAGATAATTATCTAATGAACTTATTATTTTAGGCTTATAATCAAATTCATTATCGAGACCTACAATTTTGGAGAATTAGTgttgtttaagaataaatatcgAAGGATTAAAAGTCGGGGAATAATAGGTTCGACTAATTGATCaaggatttagaataaagacGACAAAAGAATGTAAAGAATAAGTACGTTGGTTGTTGAGGTCTAGCAATAAGGAGGGGagattgtaacgacccgat from Juglans regia cultivar Chandler chromosome 2, Walnut 2.0, whole genome shotgun sequence carries:
- the LOC109016298 gene encoding probable aspartyl aminopeptidase → MGQVLKGIAVAIGQSLAHGVVVPGLIEFLNASPTAFHAVDEAKKRLVAAGYEQVLEREDWILEVGKKYFFTRNYSSIIAFAIGKKYVAGNGFHIIGAHTDSPCLKLKPVSKVTKGGYLEVGVQTYGGGLWRTWFDRDLTVAGRVIIREAKNGSGSVSYSHRLVRIKEPIMQIPTLAIHLDRGFNDEFMLNTENHLLPVLATSIEAELNKNGAADGSGNSSGQTNGKNGNERTTTNSSKHHSLLLQLLANQIGCEPDDICDFELQACDTQPSIIAGARKEFIFSGRLDNLCMSFCSLMALIASSSESSLEDETSVRMVALFDHEEVRSNSAQGAGSPLLINAMSRITNSFDPASKLLEKAIQRSFLVSADMAHALHPNYMDRHEDNHKPKLHGGLVIEHNANQHFATNAVTSFIFKEIARKNMLPIQEFVFRNDMACGSTIGPILASGVGIRTVDVGAPQLSMHSIREMCAVDDVVYSYRHFIAYFQEFSRLDANLTVDGG